From one Brevundimonas sp. PAMC22021 genomic stretch:
- a CDS encoding copper chaperone PCu(A)C has product MMKRLLLSALLGLAACGGPQTPATVTTADAWCRPTPNGARAGACYLTLTASADDRLVGAATSRAGEIQIHEMTTDNGVMKMGEMTDGLPLSQGEAVALEPGGVHLMLIGLTGPLVAGETVPLTLRFDKAPEVVVQAAVRQATGGHAGH; this is encoded by the coding sequence ATGATGAAGCGCCTCCTTCTTTCCGCCCTGCTCGGCCTCGCCGCCTGCGGCGGGCCACAGACCCCCGCCACGGTGACGACCGCCGACGCCTGGTGCCGGCCGACGCCGAACGGGGCACGCGCCGGCGCCTGCTACCTGACCCTGACCGCCAGCGCCGATGATCGCCTGGTCGGCGCCGCCACGTCGCGCGCCGGCGAGATCCAGATTCACGAGATGACGACCGACAACGGCGTGATGAAGATGGGCGAAATGACGGACGGCCTGCCGCTGTCGCAAGGCGAAGCGGTCGCGCTGGAGCCTGGCGGCGTTCACCTGATGCTGATCGGGCTGACCGGGCCGCTGGTCGCGGGCGAGACCGTGCCCCTGACCCTGCGCTTCGACAAGGCGCCCGAGGTCGTGGTGCAGGCGGCGGTTCGCCAGGCCACAGGCGGCCACGCGGGCCACTGA
- a CDS encoding PepSY domain-containing protein, whose product MAARASHAAAYRLVWRWHFYAGVVVMPFLLLLALTGGLYLFKDEIDQALYRDLIRVPASVQQASPDAWAAAAQAAGGRAGSVIVPARADQAVRVRVDRANGEQRTVFVDPHTARVTGATPVGGVNETIKRLHSLTLFGPVMNVVVEIVAGWAIILCATGFYLWLPRGRPVGAVTITDTDKRRRPFWRDLHAVTGLYVGAVILFLGVTGMPWSAVWGDQVMGMVRESGLGRPPAPVAGAWHRAQGHDRPTGAGWTLDHASMSAPGHGDHVARPSLSMAIGAAKRAGMARPYAVTIPDDSATYTVTRQTRRVEDTRSLYIDARSGGVIADIGYSQFGPVGKAVDWGVAVHQGLQYGQINRLVMLAGCIGVWVLAISGLVMWWKRRPPSLARGRLGAPPPLAGPRARTAAICIVAPLAILFPLTGASLIAALLIDLSIRGLRRFVPSPSRPLP is encoded by the coding sequence ATGGCCGCGCGCGCTTCCCATGCCGCCGCCTACCGCCTTGTCTGGCGATGGCATTTCTACGCCGGCGTGGTGGTCATGCCGTTTCTGTTGCTGCTGGCCCTGACCGGCGGCCTCTATCTGTTCAAGGACGAGATCGACCAGGCGCTCTATCGCGACCTGATCCGCGTGCCGGCCTCTGTCCAGCAGGCGTCGCCGGACGCGTGGGCCGCCGCCGCGCAGGCGGCCGGCGGTCGCGCCGGCAGCGTCATCGTACCAGCCCGCGCGGATCAGGCCGTTCGCGTGCGGGTCGATCGTGCGAACGGCGAGCAGCGGACCGTCTTTGTCGATCCGCATACGGCGCGCGTCACCGGCGCCACACCGGTGGGCGGCGTCAACGAGACGATCAAGCGCCTGCACTCCCTGACCCTGTTCGGGCCGGTCATGAACGTGGTGGTGGAGATCGTCGCCGGCTGGGCCATCATCCTGTGCGCGACAGGTTTCTATCTCTGGCTGCCGCGCGGACGACCGGTGGGCGCCGTGACAATCACGGACACGGACAAGAGACGACGACCCTTCTGGCGAGACCTGCACGCGGTGACGGGGCTATATGTCGGGGCGGTGATCCTGTTCCTGGGGGTGACCGGCATGCCGTGGTCGGCGGTCTGGGGCGACCAGGTCATGGGAATGGTGCGAGAGAGCGGATTGGGGCGTCCGCCCGCCCCTGTCGCCGGCGCCTGGCATCGGGCGCAGGGCCACGACCGGCCGACGGGCGCCGGATGGACGCTGGACCATGCCTCCATGTCCGCGCCTGGCCACGGCGATCACGTGGCCAGGCCGAGCCTGTCCATGGCGATCGGCGCCGCGAAACGCGCAGGAATGGCCCGGCCCTATGCGGTGACGATCCCGGATGATTCCGCCACCTACACGGTCACCCGTCAGACCCGACGGGTCGAGGACACGCGCTCGCTCTATATCGACGCCCGATCCGGCGGCGTGATCGCCGACATAGGCTATTCCCAGTTCGGGCCCGTCGGCAAGGCCGTCGACTGGGGCGTCGCCGTGCACCAAGGCCTGCAGTACGGCCAGATCAACCGGCTGGTCATGCTGGCCGGCTGCATCGGCGTGTGGGTGCTGGCGATCTCTGGCCTGGTCATGTGGTGGAAGCGCCGCCCGCCCTCGCTGGCGCGCGGCCGCCTGGGCGCCCCGCCGCCGCTCGCGGGTCCGCGCGCCCGCACGGCGGCCATCTGCATCGTCGCGCCGCTCGCCATCCTGTTTCCCCTGACCGGCGCCAGCCTGATCGCAGCCCTCCTGATCGACCTGTCCATTCGTGGACTGCGCCGATTCGTCCCCTCGCCTTCTCGTCCCTTGCCCTGA
- a CDS encoding TonB-dependent receptor: MISATMAAPWALLLAAQATPVEPQASPPATQLDSVIVTARRNPEDPPVVAEARARLSRTPGAVSVVSAESYQDRYAPNLADLLRDAPGVYAQKKWGGDIRLSIRGSGIGNSSHNRGVLLAQDGVPFNEADGSGDFQLIDPLIARYTEVYKGGNALRFGGALLGGAVNLVTPTGRTAMHDLSLRLDGGSYGTMRGHAEVSGASGDWDGFGALTVQSVDGWREQSAGSEQHASLNLGRRFGEDREVRLIASAGQVDQQIPGSLTLDQALSNPRQAAAANRDLNYGRDMQSIRGVLQTRWRLGPSTVFEGGVYASWKDLNHPIFQVVDQQSRNIGLFGRFDWQGQLFGRRADAFYGVWARQGDLDASQWINRAGFKDARTARSDQDARALDVFTEGRLFVTDRLALVGGGTWGWAERDYQSFALPGVASTFDLMAERAYDGFAPRLGVLWEADSGAQVYANVTRSVEPPNFSSLSPTAAGFQPLVAQEATTWEAGLRGRGGPLLWDVAVYLAELDHELLNFIPNAALGVPAATFNAGPTIHSGVEAGLDWRIVSALRLRQTYSWSDFRFDGDRVYGRNQLPVVPEHLYRAELRYDHPAGWFVAPSVEWSIRDAWVDYANTLKSPGYAVVSLNAGWDVTRSVAVFADIRNLLDERYISNFGAVTDARVASTAVFFPGDGRSAFVGVRLSY; this comes from the coding sequence ATGATTTCAGCAACAATGGCGGCGCCGTGGGCGCTGCTGCTCGCGGCGCAGGCAACGCCCGTCGAGCCCCAAGCCTCCCCGCCCGCGACCCAACTCGACAGCGTCATCGTCACCGCCAGGCGCAACCCCGAGGATCCGCCCGTGGTGGCCGAGGCGCGCGCCCGCCTGTCGCGCACGCCGGGCGCCGTGTCGGTCGTCTCAGCCGAGTCCTACCAGGACCGCTACGCGCCCAATCTCGCCGATCTGCTGCGGGACGCACCGGGCGTCTACGCCCAGAAGAAGTGGGGCGGCGACATACGGCTGTCGATCCGGGGATCGGGCATTGGCAACTCCAGCCACAATCGTGGCGTCCTGCTGGCCCAAGACGGGGTGCCCTTCAACGAGGCCGACGGCTCTGGCGACTTCCAGCTGATCGATCCGCTGATCGCCCGCTACACGGAGGTCTACAAGGGCGGCAACGCCCTGCGCTTCGGCGGCGCCCTGCTGGGCGGGGCGGTGAATCTGGTCACCCCGACCGGTCGCACGGCGATGCACGATCTTTCCCTTCGGCTGGACGGAGGTTCTTACGGCACGATGCGCGGCCATGCCGAGGTCTCGGGCGCCAGCGGCGACTGGGACGGCTTCGGCGCCCTGACGGTGCAGAGCGTGGACGGCTGGCGCGAGCAGAGCGCGGGCTCCGAACAGCATGCATCGCTGAACCTCGGCCGTCGCTTCGGCGAAGACCGCGAGGTTCGGCTGATCGCCAGCGCCGGACAGGTCGATCAGCAGATTCCCGGCAGCCTGACGCTTGATCAGGCCCTGTCGAACCCGCGCCAAGCCGCCGCCGCCAACCGGGACCTGAACTATGGACGCGACATGCAATCCATCCGCGGCGTGCTTCAGACCCGCTGGCGGCTGGGCCCCTCCACCGTATTCGAAGGCGGAGTTTACGCCAGCTGGAAGGACCTGAACCATCCGATCTTCCAGGTCGTGGATCAGCAAAGCCGCAACATCGGCCTGTTCGGCCGCTTCGACTGGCAGGGCCAACTGTTCGGCCGCCGTGCGGACGCCTTCTATGGCGTCTGGGCGCGACAGGGCGATCTGGACGCCAGCCAGTGGATCAACCGCGCCGGCTTCAAGGACGCCCGCACTGCCCGCAGTGACCAGGACGCCCGGGCTCTGGATGTCTTCACCGAAGGCCGGCTGTTCGTCACCGATCGCCTGGCCCTGGTCGGCGGTGGGACCTGGGGCTGGGCCGAGCGGGACTACCAGAGCTTCGCCCTGCCCGGCGTGGCCTCGACCTTCGACCTGATGGCCGAGCGCGCCTATGACGGGTTCGCCCCGCGCCTTGGCGTGCTGTGGGAGGCGGACAGCGGCGCCCAGGTCTACGCCAACGTCACCCGGTCGGTGGAGCCGCCGAACTTCTCGTCCCTGTCGCCTACCGCCGCGGGCTTTCAGCCGTTGGTCGCCCAGGAGGCCACGACCTGGGAGGCGGGCCTGCGCGGCCGGGGCGGTCCCCTGCTGTGGGACGTCGCGGTCTACCTCGCCGAACTCGACCACGAGCTGCTGAACTTCATCCCCAATGCGGCGCTGGGCGTGCCGGCCGCCACCTTCAACGCCGGCCCGACGATCCATTCGGGCGTGGAGGCCGGTCTGGACTGGCGCATCGTGTCCGCCTTGCGCCTTCGCCAGACCTATAGCTGGTCCGACTTCCGTTTCGACGGCGACCGGGTCTATGGCCGCAACCAGCTCCCGGTCGTGCCGGAGCACCTCTACCGGGCCGAACTGCGCTATGATCATCCGGCCGGCTGGTTCGTCGCACCCTCGGTCGAGTGGTCGATCCGGGACGCCTGGGTGGACTACGCCAATACCCTGAAGTCGCCCGGCTATGCTGTCGTTTCGCTTAACGCCGGCTGGGATGTGACGCGGTCAGTTGCGGTCTTCGCCGACATCCGCAACCTGTTGGACGAGCGCTACATATCCAACTTCGGCGCGGTCACCGATGCGCGCGTGGCCTCCACCGCCGTCTTCTTTCCGGGGGATGGACGATCGGCCTTTGTCGGCGTGAGGCTGAGCTACTGA
- the pth gene encoding aminoacyl-tRNA hydrolase: MIIIAGLGNPGAKYEKNRHNIGFMAADEIGRRWRFGPSRAKFQSVVSEGEVETANGAVRVLLMKPQTFMNESGRAVGEAARFYKVTPQDIIVFHDEIDLAPGRFRMKTGGGAAGQNGIRSIISQVGADFRRARMGVGHPGEKHLVMPHVLGDFHKAESPWLQALLNACADALPFALAGDDERYQGEVLRLAPAPKFSPRQAARGEL, translated from the coding sequence ATGATCATTATCGCCGGGCTCGGCAATCCGGGCGCCAAGTACGAGAAGAACCGACACAACATCGGCTTCATGGCCGCCGACGAGATCGGCCGTCGCTGGCGGTTCGGCCCGTCGCGCGCCAAATTCCAGTCGGTTGTGTCTGAAGGCGAGGTCGAGACGGCGAACGGCGCCGTTCGCGTGCTGCTGATGAAGCCCCAGACCTTCATGAACGAGAGCGGTCGCGCGGTCGGAGAGGCGGCGCGCTTCTACAAGGTCACGCCGCAGGACATCATCGTCTTCCACGACGAGATCGATCTGGCGCCAGGTCGCTTTCGCATGAAGACCGGCGGCGGAGCGGCGGGCCAGAACGGCATCCGGTCCATCATCAGCCAGGTCGGGGCCGACTTTCGCCGCGCGCGCATGGGCGTGGGCCATCCGGGCGAAAAGCACCTGGTCATGCCGCACGTGCTGGGCGACTTCCACAAGGCGGAGTCGCCCTGGCTGCAGGCCCTGCTGAACGCCTGCGCCGACGCCCTGCCCTTCGCCCTGGCCGGCGACGACGAGCGGTACCAGGGCGAGGTGCTGCGCCTCGCCCCCGCCCCCAAGTTCAGCCCACGCCAGGCGGCGCGCGGCGAGCTGTAG
- a CDS encoding 50S ribosomal protein L25/general stress protein Ctc → MAEIILNVDVREGVGTGGARAARRAGSVPGILYGGDKAPVAISVNEKDFRKSLYTGKLLGHLVTLKYGDETQPVIAKDVQFDPVSDRPLHFDLMRVDEHAPIKISVPVHFKNADEAPFTRAGGSLEIVRHEVEILVNADSIPEELVVDLTGRQMGDTIRISDIALPQGASATITDRDFVIATIKVSSAALSAAADEAAEAPASEG, encoded by the coding sequence ATGGCCGAGATCATTCTGAACGTGGACGTCCGCGAAGGCGTCGGCACCGGCGGCGCTCGCGCCGCCCGTCGCGCCGGCTCGGTGCCGGGCATCCTGTACGGCGGCGACAAGGCCCCGGTCGCCATTTCGGTGAACGAGAAGGACTTCCGCAAGTCGCTCTACACCGGCAAGCTGCTGGGTCACCTGGTGACGCTGAAGTACGGCGACGAGACCCAGCCGGTGATCGCCAAGGACGTCCAGTTCGACCCGGTGTCGGACCGCCCGCTGCACTTCGACCTGATGCGCGTCGATGAGCATGCGCCGATCAAGATCTCCGTGCCGGTCCACTTCAAGAACGCCGACGAAGCGCCGTTCACCCGCGCGGGCGGCTCGCTCGAGATCGTTCGCCACGAAGTCGAGATCCTGGTCAACGCCGACAGCATCCCGGAAGAGCTGGTCGTGGACCTGACCGGCCGTCAGATGGGCGACACCATTCGCATCTCGGACATCGCCCTGCCGCAAGGCGCCTCGGCCACCATCACCGACCGCGACTTCGTGATCGCCACCATCAAGGTGTCGTCCGCCGCCCTCTCGGCCGCCGCGGACGAAGCCGCCGAAGCCCCTGCTTCGGAAGGCTGA
- a CDS encoding ATP-binding protein, producing the protein MNRILFCLAMEHDWRVTLLAGLVCLTGIATAFHLMERARIRRGIVRRNKIVLAALVGALAIWATHFIAMQGYAAGAAMTFEPWMTMASLLVALIGIGVGIVMAMAGNRPLTRCIAASTGVASIAAMHYLGMAAMNLPFEVTWDLGLVATSVVAAMIIGAGSAACYRRNDHLRFWITTLGAVLSVIVLHFTGMAALTLGAPQPMPNREGLDPASMQMIMAGAVLFVIAVVLIRSWTTFSARSGALRQIREAVDAMPDGLAFFDSEDRLVLWNARFVEVNPEIADHLKVGMTGREILQLGLDRHIYPDALGREAEWAAERMTHRARLSAILEQQVADGRWLRVQHRSTAEGGIVTVCNDITDLKNNARILAEARDAAEAANHAKSLFLANMSHEIRTPLNGVVGLAQVLAGSDLSREQREMVDLIQSSGATLQALLGDILDLARVESGRLELDEQPFNLPELVQEAAHLYAANAREKRLGFQLDIAPEAAVWVRGDAVRIKQVLTNLISNAVKFTENGFVAVRVERTADRDDGAAALRFTVEDTGIGFDADARERMFSRFEQADSGITRRYGGSGLGLAICRQLADLMGGRLDCESEPGGGSAFIFTLCLHQAEAPRASEPAAYSEANASLSRRVLVADDHPTNRRVVELILAQAGVELTSVENGAEAVAAARACDFDLILMDMQMPVMDGLTAVREIRLHEAALGLPRTPLVMLTANAMPEHVAAGQAAGADGHLAKPFNAAELLTLVEDPQALLIEQRVAA; encoded by the coding sequence TTGAACCGCATCCTGTTTTGCCTGGCTATGGAACACGACTGGCGGGTGACGCTGCTGGCCGGCCTCGTCTGTCTGACCGGGATCGCCACCGCATTCCATCTGATGGAGCGCGCGCGGATCCGCCGGGGCATCGTGCGCCGAAACAAGATCGTGCTGGCGGCCCTGGTCGGCGCGCTGGCGATCTGGGCCACGCACTTTATCGCCATGCAAGGCTACGCCGCAGGCGCGGCCATGACGTTCGAGCCCTGGATGACCATGGCCTCCCTTCTGGTCGCCCTGATCGGGATCGGGGTTGGAATCGTCATGGCCATGGCCGGCAATCGCCCGCTGACGCGTTGCATTGCGGCTTCAACAGGCGTGGCCAGCATCGCCGCCATGCACTACCTGGGCATGGCGGCGATGAATCTGCCGTTCGAAGTGACCTGGGATCTGGGCCTGGTGGCGACTTCGGTCGTCGCGGCGATGATCATCGGGGCCGGATCCGCGGCCTGCTACCGCCGAAATGACCACCTCCGCTTCTGGATCACGACCTTGGGCGCGGTACTTTCGGTGATCGTGCTTCATTTCACCGGCATGGCGGCCCTGACGCTTGGCGCGCCCCAGCCCATGCCGAACCGCGAGGGTCTTGATCCCGCCTCCATGCAGATGATCATGGCGGGCGCCGTGCTGTTCGTGATCGCCGTGGTCCTGATCAGAAGCTGGACGACCTTCAGCGCCCGATCCGGCGCCTTGCGGCAGATCCGCGAGGCGGTGGACGCCATGCCGGACGGTCTGGCCTTTTTCGACTCGGAAGACCGGCTGGTGCTGTGGAACGCCCGCTTTGTCGAAGTGAATCCGGAAATCGCCGATCACCTGAAGGTCGGCATGACAGGTCGTGAGATCCTGCAGCTCGGCCTGGATCGGCACATCTATCCGGACGCTCTCGGCCGCGAGGCGGAGTGGGCGGCGGAACGCATGACGCATCGCGCCCGGCTTTCGGCCATCCTTGAGCAACAGGTCGCCGATGGGCGCTGGCTTCGGGTGCAGCATCGCTCAACGGCGGAAGGCGGCATCGTCACCGTCTGCAATGACATCACCGACCTCAAGAACAACGCCCGCATCCTGGCCGAAGCCAGGGACGCTGCCGAAGCCGCGAACCATGCCAAGAGCCTGTTCCTGGCGAACATGAGCCACGAAATCCGAACCCCGCTGAACGGCGTCGTCGGTCTGGCCCAGGTTCTCGCCGGCAGCGATCTTTCGCGCGAGCAGCGCGAGATGGTGGATCTGATCCAGTCGTCGGGTGCGACGCTGCAGGCGCTGTTGGGCGACATTCTAGACCTGGCGCGCGTCGAATCCGGCCGTCTAGAGCTGGATGAGCAGCCTTTCAACCTGCCCGAGCTGGTTCAGGAAGCCGCTCACCTGTACGCGGCGAACGCACGCGAGAAGCGTCTCGGCTTCCAACTCGATATCGCTCCGGAAGCCGCCGTCTGGGTCCGCGGCGATGCAGTGCGCATCAAGCAGGTGCTGACGAACCTGATCTCCAATGCGGTGAAGTTTACCGAGAACGGCTTTGTCGCTGTGCGTGTCGAACGCACGGCCGATCGGGATGACGGCGCCGCCGCCTTGCGCTTCACGGTTGAGGACACCGGCATCGGCTTCGATGCGGACGCCCGCGAGCGAATGTTCAGCCGCTTCGAGCAGGCCGACAGCGGCATCACACGGCGCTACGGCGGCTCCGGCCTGGGTCTGGCGATCTGCCGTCAACTGGCGGACCTGATGGGCGGGCGGCTGGATTGCGAAAGCGAACCGGGCGGGGGCTCCGCCTTCATCTTCACCCTGTGTCTCCATCAGGCCGAGGCGCCGCGCGCGTCCGAACCCGCCGCCTACTCGGAGGCGAACGCCTCCTTGTCCCGCCGGGTCCTTGTCGCCGACGACCATCCGACCAACCGGCGGGTCGTGGAACTGATCCTTGCCCAAGCCGGCGTGGAGCTGACCTCGGTCGAGAACGGCGCCGAGGCGGTCGCGGCGGCCCGCGCCTGCGACTTCGACCTGATCCTGATGGACATGCAGATGCCGGTGATGGACGGCCTGACCGCCGTTCGCGAAATCCGCCTGCACGAGGCCGCGCTCGGCCTGCCGCGCACGCCGCTGGTGATGCTGACCGCCAACGCCATGCCCGAACATGTCGCGGCCGGTCAGGCGGCGGGCGCCGACGGCCATCTCGCCAAGCCCTTCAACGCCGCCGAACTGCTGACCCTCGTCGAGGACCCGCAGGCGCTGCTGATCGAGCAAAGGGTCGCCGCCTGA
- a CDS encoding ATP-binding protein, which yields MSYEFSSSPVAPASGSRLWTAGASGGLAALILIALAILHPELAPSLIAGAVLVAGSTWLINRSREPSRGVEPLAPETPSGELASAELLDGALEALEDAVLIVGGEEPDDIAGRRIVMANQAARDLLRVQRRGGLLVQVMRDPGVLEAVDEALFGGVSRVTDYTTGGARDRRWRAWSRPLAPARQGEALALLVLRDETDARRTEMMRVDFLANASHELRTPLASLSGFIETLKGHARDDTRARDRFLDIMAAQAERMTRLVADLLSLSRIELNEHIPPSGRVALDAAASDVIDAVSVLVKDRQVEVRLNAQGRTHVVGERDEIVQVVQNLLDNGVKYSPSGGVVDVTVRRDLTFDQALAGQMGGATRLSLLTPDRDVGTRYAAVTVRDYGPGMAREHLPRLTERFYRVEGQKSGERLGTGLGLAIVKHIINRHQGGLTVESTLGAGSAFTAWFPMPKHEA from the coding sequence ATGTCCTACGAATTCTCGTCGTCGCCCGTCGCGCCGGCATCCGGCTCGCGGCTGTGGACCGCCGGCGCCAGCGGGGGGCTGGCGGCGCTGATCCTGATCGCCCTGGCCATTCTGCATCCGGAACTGGCGCCTTCGCTGATCGCCGGCGCGGTGCTGGTGGCGGGATCGACCTGGCTGATCAATCGGTCACGCGAGCCTTCCCGAGGCGTAGAGCCGCTTGCGCCGGAAACGCCCTCGGGCGAGCTCGCCTCCGCTGAACTTCTGGACGGCGCCCTGGAGGCTCTCGAGGACGCCGTTCTGATCGTGGGCGGTGAGGAGCCGGACGACATCGCCGGCCGCCGCATCGTCATGGCCAATCAGGCGGCGCGCGACCTCTTGCGGGTGCAGCGACGCGGCGGGCTGCTGGTGCAGGTGATGCGCGATCCGGGCGTGCTGGAGGCGGTGGACGAGGCCTTGTTCGGCGGCGTGTCGCGCGTCACCGACTACACGACCGGCGGCGCGCGCGATCGGCGCTGGCGGGCGTGGAGCCGGCCATTGGCCCCGGCGCGACAGGGAGAGGCGCTGGCGCTTCTGGTGCTGCGTGACGAGACCGACGCCCGCCGGACCGAGATGATGCGCGTCGACTTCCTGGCCAACGCCAGCCACGAGCTTCGCACGCCGCTGGCCTCGCTCAGCGGCTTCATCGAGACCCTGAAAGGGCATGCGCGCGACGACACCCGCGCGCGCGACCGGTTCCTCGACATCATGGCCGCGCAGGCCGAGCGGATGACGCGGCTGGTGGCGGACCTCCTGTCGCTGAGCCGCATCGAGCTGAACGAGCACATCCCGCCGTCGGGGCGTGTGGCGCTGGACGCGGCCGCCTCGGACGTGATCGACGCGGTCAGCGTGCTGGTCAAGGACCGGCAGGTCGAGGTGCGGCTGAACGCCCAAGGGCGAACGCACGTGGTGGGTGAGCGGGACGAGATCGTGCAGGTGGTGCAGAACCTGCTGGACAATGGGGTGAAATACTCGCCGTCCGGCGGCGTTGTGGACGTCACCGTCCGGCGCGACCTGACGTTTGATCAGGCTCTGGCGGGTCAGATGGGGGGCGCGACGCGCCTGTCGCTGCTGACGCCAGATCGGGATGTCGGCACGCGCTACGCGGCGGTCACGGTGCGGGACTACGGGCCGGGCATGGCGCGCGAGCATCTGCCCCGCCTGACCGAACGGTTCTATCGCGTCGAGGGCCAGAAGAGCGGCGAACGGCTCGGCACCGGGCTTGGCCTCGCCATCGTCAAGCACATCATCAATCGTCACCAGGGCGGGCTGACCGTGGAAAGCACCCTGGGCGCAGGCTCGGCGTTCACCGCCTGGTTCCCCATGCCGAAGCATGAAGCGTAG
- the pstC gene encoding phosphate ABC transporter permease subunit PstC yields the protein MIWLSLLVLIALSAAAWFGGRAVARRRAAGMRSHSRPGQHGAYALIWVAAPALLALVLAAAFSGGIESRLIRAGAPESVAQLEPFRRQAFFADARLVGQGRPALQIWPAPLAQALPAEGQRMIRIERTLQWGGALAAVLLAILGGLFAFSQLRPDKRIRNRVEGWVYGALFVCSAVAVLTTIGIISSLVWDSFRFFQSVPVTEFLFGTQWSPQVAIRADQVGSSGAFGAVPLFAGTLLIMLIAMAVAAPIGLMSAIYLSEYAGSHARAVVKPLLEILAGVPTVVYGFFAALTVGPLLRVFFNEIGLFLIGGPLNGLGQYLALVQNQMALTAGAVMGIMLIPFVSSLSDDILNAVPQSLRDGSSAMGATKSETVKRVLLPAALPGIAGALLLAVSRAIGETMIVTMAAGLAANLTFNPLDTVTTVTVQIVTLLTGDQEFNSPKTLAAFGLGLTLFLVTLTLNIIAQRIVQTYREQYD from the coding sequence ATGATCTGGCTGTCCCTGCTTGTTCTGATCGCGTTGTCGGCGGCGGCCTGGTTCGGCGGGCGCGCCGTGGCGCGGCGTCGCGCCGCGGGCATGCGCTCGCATTCGCGTCCGGGTCAGCATGGCGCCTATGCGCTGATCTGGGTCGCTGCGCCGGCGCTGTTGGCGCTGGTTCTGGCTGCGGCCTTTTCCGGCGGCATCGAAAGCCGGCTGATCCGTGCGGGGGCGCCTGAGAGCGTCGCGCAGCTGGAGCCATTCCGTCGTCAAGCGTTCTTCGCCGACGCCCGTTTGGTGGGGCAGGGCAGGCCGGCGCTGCAGATCTGGCCGGCCCCTCTGGCGCAGGCGCTGCCCGCCGAGGGCCAGCGCATGATCCGCATCGAGCGCACCTTGCAGTGGGGCGGAGCCCTGGCGGCGGTGCTGCTGGCCATCTTGGGCGGGCTGTTCGCCTTCTCCCAGCTTCGACCCGACAAGCGCATCCGCAACCGCGTCGAGGGCTGGGTCTACGGCGCGCTGTTCGTCTGTTCGGCGGTGGCGGTGCTGACCACCATCGGCATCATCTCGTCGCTTGTTTGGGACTCGTTCCGCTTCTTCCAGTCGGTGCCTGTGACCGAGTTCCTGTTCGGCACGCAATGGAGCCCGCAAGTGGCGATCCGCGCCGATCAGGTCGGCTCGTCCGGCGCATTCGGAGCCGTGCCGCTGTTCGCCGGCACCCTCTTGATCATGCTGATCGCCATGGCCGTGGCCGCGCCCATCGGCCTGATGTCTGCGATCTATCTGTCCGAGTACGCCGGGTCCCACGCGCGCGCGGTGGTCAAGCCGCTGCTGGAGATCCTCGCCGGCGTGCCGACTGTCGTGTACGGCTTCTTCGCGGCGCTGACGGTGGGGCCGCTGCTGCGGGTCTTCTTCAACGAGATCGGCCTGTTTCTGATCGGCGGCCCGCTGAACGGGCTGGGGCAGTATCTGGCGCTGGTGCAGAACCAGATGGCGCTGACGGCGGGCGCGGTGATGGGCATCATGCTGATCCCGTTCGTATCCTCGCTGTCCGACGACATCCTGAATGCGGTGCCGCAAAGCCTGCGCGACGGCTCGTCGGCGATGGGCGCGACCAAGTCCGAAACCGTCAAGCGCGTGCTGTTGCCGGCCGCCCTGCCGGGCATCGCCGGCGCGCTGCTGCTGGCCGTGTCGCGCGCCATCGGCGAGACCATGATCGTGACCATGGCGGCGGGGCTGGCCGCGAACCTGACCTTTAACCCGCTGGATACGGTGACCACCGTGACGGTGCAGATCGTGACGCTGCTGACCGGCGACCAGGAGTTCAACAGTCCCAAGACGCTGGCGGCGTTCGGCCTGGGCCTGACGCTGTTCCTGGTGACCCTGACGCTGAACATCATCGCCCAGCGGATCGTCCAGACCTATCGGGAACAGTATGACTGA